TGGCCTACGTGCCGCGCCTGCTCTCCCTGGAGGCCATGAGCGCCGGGGCCTGCCAACCCGCGCGCCCCACCGGCCCGGGGGGCGGCTACGGAGGCGGTCCGCGCCCGGCGACGCCCGGGGCGCCCCCCCAATACGGCGCAGGGCAGCAGGGTTGGCGTCCGCCGCAGGCTTCGGCCCCGAATCAGGCCCCGAATTCGGCGCAGACACCGCGTCCTGCGCCGCAACAGGCCCCGTACCCGGCGCAACAGCCGGCCCAGTATCCGGCCCCGCAGCCGGGCAACCAGGCCCCCGCCGGTGCCGCGCCCGGCCCCTCCCAGGCGTCTTCCGGGGGGCCTTCGCCCGCGCCCGGTCCGGGCAGCCAGGACCCTCCGCCCCGGGCCGCGCAAGCCACGGCCCCGGACATCGCCCCCGCCAAGCGGGCCGAGGAGCGCCCGCGCGGGCCGCGCACCTGGAAGGCCTTCCACGAATACGCCCTGCACGCGCTCAAGAACCATCCGCCCCTGCGCGTGGCCTTCGGGCAGCTGGCCGGAGGCTCCCTGGACGCCGGGGACAGGGGCGACGTGCTCCGCCTGAAGTGCAAGAACGAGTTCATGTACGGCCAGATCACCGGCAAGCCCGAGTCCGTGAACGTTTTGCGCGGCCTCGTGCACGACTATTTCGGCCCGGACACGGGCCTGGAGTTCGACGTGGAGCGCACCGCCCAGCGCAAGCCCACGCAGGAGCTGCGCGCCCAGGTGGAGCAGAGTCCGCTCTTCAAGGAGGCCCAGCAGACGCTCGGGGCCTACATCATCGACGTGCAACACAAATCGTGAACCTGATTTCCCGGAGGAAGATATGAAAGGCATGGGAGATATGCTGCGCCAGGCGCAGATGATGCAGCGCAAGATGCAGCAGATGCAGCAGGATCTGGCCAACCGCCAGGTCGAGGCCACCGCCGGGGGCGGCATGGTCACCGTGAAGGCCACCGGCTCCCAGGAGATCCTCTCCGTGACCATCGACAAGGCCGTGGTGGACCCCGCCGACGTGGAGATGCTGCAGGACCTGGTGCTGGCCGCCGTCAACGACGCGCTCAAGAAGGCCCGCGAGCTGCAGCAGTCCGAGATGGCCGGGATCACCGGCGGCCTGAACATCCCGGGGCTTTTCTAGCGCATGGCCGGACTGCCCAAGCCGCTCGCCGACCTGGTGGGCGAACTCTCCAAGCTGCCGGGCCTTGGGCCCAAGTCCGCCCTGAGGGCCGCGTTGACCCTGCTCAAGTGGCCCGAGGAGCGCACCCGGGGACTGGGCCGCTCCATCCACGACCTGCGCGACAGCCTGTTCATCTGCTCGGGCTGCGCGGGGCTGGCCGAGTCCGACCCGTGCCCCATCTGCGCCGACCCGCGCCGCACCCAGGAGTCGCTGTGCGTGGTCAGCGAGTGGGACTCGCTGCTCGCCCTCGAGGAGACCGGCCTGTACAAGGGCCGCTACCTGATCCTGGGCGGGCTCATCTCCCCGTTGGACGGCGTGGAGCCGGGAAGCCTGGAGATCGAACGCCTCCAGGCCCGCCTGGGCGAGGGCAACGTGCGCGAGGTCATCCTGGCCCTGGGCACCACCCTGGAGGCCGAGGCCACGGCCAGCTACATCAAGAACCTGCTGGAGCGCCAGTATCCGGGCGTGCGCCTGACGCGCCTGGCCCAGGGCATCCCCCTGGGGGCCGAGGTGAAATACGTGGACAAGGAGACCCTGCGCCAGTCCATGGTCCACCGCCAGGAGCTGGGCTGATGGCGCGCGAGGGCAGGGGGAGCCTGGTGGAGCGGCCAAAGCCGCCCGCCGAGCTGACCTGCGAGGTGCACACCGTCACCTTCTATTCCGAGACCACCAATTATCTGGTGGCCAAGGTGCAGGCCAAGGGCGAACCCGGGGTGGTGACCATCGTGGGCACCCTGGGCCTGGTCTCCCCAGGGGAGACGCTCTTCCTGCGCGGGCAGTGGACCACCCACTCGCAGTATGGGCGCCAGTTCGCGGTGGAGTACTTCGAGCAGCGCATGCCCGCCTCCCTCACCGGCATCAAACGCTACCTGGAATCCAAGCAGATCAAGGGCGTGGGGCCGGTGCTGGCGGGCAAGATGCTGGCCGAGTTCGGGGACAAGGTGCTCGACGTGCTCGACGAGGCCCCGGAGAAGCTCCTGGTGGTCAAGGGCATCACCCCCAAGGTGCTGGAGAAGATCACGGCCAGCTGGAACGAGCAGCGCGAGGTGCGCGGCCTGATGCTCTTCCTGCAGACCCACGACGTGCCCACCACCTTCGCCCAGCGCATCTTCAAGCATTACGGCTCCGGGGCGGTGCAGAAGCTCAAGGAGCACCCCTACGGGCTGGCCTACGACATCCACGGCATCGGCTTCAAGACCGCCGACGCCATGGCCCTCAAGCTGGGCTTCGCGCCGGACTGCCCCCAGCGCCTGGAGGCGGCCATCATCTACGGGCTGTTCACCCTGAGCGACGCCGGGCACCTGTTCTACCCGCGCGACGAGCTGCTGGAGCGCGTGGACGCCATGCTCGGCGGCGTGGGCCTGCACCTGCTGGCCGAAGCCCTGGAGAACCTGGACCTGCAGAAGAAGGTGCGCATCGAGAGCCTGCCCCAGCAGGAGATCGACCACGCCGTCTACCTGACCCATTTCTACAACTGGGAGCGCGAGATAGCCGAGCGGCTCTGGGCCATCTCCTCCCATCCCGCGCCCATGCCCGCGGACAAGGTGGCCAAGATCATGCCCTCGGTGGAGGCGGAGTGCGGCATCAGGCTCTCCAGCGAGCAGCATCTGGCCGTAACCCAGGCCTGCACCAACAAGACCTTCATCATTACGGGCGGCCCGGGCACGGGCAAGACCACCATCACCAAGGCCATCGTGCGCGCGCTGGACAAGCTGGGCTACAAGGTGCGGCTGTGCGCGCCCACGGGCCGCGCCGCCAAGCGCATGACCGAGGCCACGGGGTTCCCGGCCTCCACCCTGCACAGGCTGCTCGGCTCCAACCCGGGGGGAGGCTTCGCCCACAACGAGGAGCACAAGCTCAAGGCCGACGTGGTGCTGGTGGACGAGGCCAGCATGCTGGACGTGCAGCTGCTTCTGAGCCTACTGCGCGCCCTGCCGCTGACCTGCCGCCTGGTGCTGGTGGGCGACGTAAACCAGCTGCCCTCCGTGGGTCCCGGCAATGTTCTTGGCGACATGCTCGATTCCGGCTCCATCGAGCAGGCCCGCCTCACGCACATCTACCGGCAGGCGCTGGAATCCATGATCGTGGTCAACGCCCACCGGGTGAACGAGGGCAAATTCCCTGTGCAGTCCGTGAAGAAGCCCCCTGAGGCGGACTTCTTCTGGGTGGAGAGCGACGATCCGCAGCAGGTGCAGGAGAAAATCGTGGATCTGGTGGCCGAGCGCATCCCGCGCACCTACGGCTTCGACCCCAGGCGCGACATCCAGGTGCTCTCGCCCATGCACAAGGGCGAGGTGGGTACCCAGGCGCTCAACGAACTGCTCCAGGCGCGGCTCAACCCCTCCGGCAGAGAGCTGGTCCGGGGAAAAAATCGGTTCCGGCAGGGCGATAGAGTCTTGCAGACGAAGAACAACTATGAAAAGGACGTCTTCAACGGCGACCTTGGGTGGATCGTTGAAGTGAACCCCCACGCCG
The nucleotide sequence above comes from Fundidesulfovibrio soli. Encoded proteins:
- a CDS encoding YbaB/EbfC family nucleoid-associated protein — protein: MKGMGDMLRQAQMMQRKMQQMQQDLANRQVEATAGGGMVTVKATGSQEILSVTIDKAVVDPADVEMLQDLVLAAVNDALKKARELQQSEMAGITGGLNIPGLF
- the recR gene encoding recombination mediator RecR translates to MAGLPKPLADLVGELSKLPGLGPKSALRAALTLLKWPEERTRGLGRSIHDLRDSLFICSGCAGLAESDPCPICADPRRTQESLCVVSEWDSLLALEETGLYKGRYLILGGLISPLDGVEPGSLEIERLQARLGEGNVREVILALGTTLEAEATASYIKNLLERQYPGVRLTRLAQGIPLGAEVKYVDKETLRQSMVHRQELG
- a CDS encoding ATP-dependent RecD-like DNA helicase, with the protein product MAREGRGSLVERPKPPAELTCEVHTVTFYSETTNYLVAKVQAKGEPGVVTIVGTLGLVSPGETLFLRGQWTTHSQYGRQFAVEYFEQRMPASLTGIKRYLESKQIKGVGPVLAGKMLAEFGDKVLDVLDEAPEKLLVVKGITPKVLEKITASWNEQREVRGLMLFLQTHDVPTTFAQRIFKHYGSGAVQKLKEHPYGLAYDIHGIGFKTADAMALKLGFAPDCPQRLEAAIIYGLFTLSDAGHLFYPRDELLERVDAMLGGVGLHLLAEALENLDLQKKVRIESLPQQEIDHAVYLTHFYNWEREIAERLWAISSHPAPMPADKVAKIMPSVEAECGIRLSSEQHLAVTQACTNKTFIITGGPGTGKTTITKAIVRALDKLGYKVRLCAPTGRAAKRMTEATGFPASTLHRLLGSNPGGGFAHNEEHKLKADVVLVDEASMLDVQLLLSLLRALPLTCRLVLVGDVNQLPSVGPGNVLGDMLDSGSIEQARLTHIYRQALESMIVVNAHRVNEGKFPVQSVKKPPEADFFWVESDDPQQVQEKIVDLVAERIPRTYGFDPRRDIQVLSPMHKGEVGTQALNELLQARLNPSGRELVRGKNRFRQGDRVLQTKNNYEKDVFNGDLGWIVEVNPHAAELSVDFDGRTVPYESADLDELALAYAVSVHKSQGSEYPVVVVPIVTQHFVMLKRNLIYTALTRARKLAVILGGKKALGIGLGAVGTTKRFTHLRYRLQETFNR